In Vanessa atalanta chromosome 3, ilVanAtal1.2, whole genome shotgun sequence, one genomic interval encodes:
- the LOC125077079 gene encoding zinc finger protein ush isoform X2 translates to MSRRKQSNPKPLKREDEEWGNESEAMPGEPRTPSSGGERAASSGGASPTSEGSATASPPRLRLNASLATDPALAPQATSLKHEPPSPSPPPAPAQQARDYGLALTAANFPALFPAATVTPPGYMCKPCGIRYSSLSTLQAHQEHYCSKRRTKPDGTETPIDAAGDESSGDSKTPRPLGKQYACTYCSYSADKKVSLNRHMRMHSSSPVNSGTPVPPPTSNGETAEGPPAQDRYCVDCDIHFSSVKTYRAHKAHYCNTRQVVKQALAAARAGSATSGSAPPSPGATPPAQNQYALALPTNPILIVPYSILRSASTLPGTTLPDPDTPCFLLPNGTFQPISRALPNMNPEVKEPEVLKSANRPREPSRDGATPLDLSVRRSPESVTTDEHEKENRMRSTTPEQIVCAPSLPGSPGTPSPSRRSSSPSGENSPKRRRRNSRGPTPKPPSVPSPPEEKFTPVVPPPILPPALALRLATELPVTSPQVLVKQGVSKCKECNIVFCKFENYRIHKRHYCSAGGGEERASPAPPEPGPPPQYRQLICLACGIHFSSLDNLTTHQSYYCTKRETRSPRSIPEVPRPASGSDGGRKCPCCEVVSPTTAAAQRHLESHAGVKAFRCTICRYRGNTLRGMRTHIRMHFREKPADLHEENYISCIQEEDNRETTSPNPAVGERVYRCGSCAYTSSYRGNLVRHARLVHATEDPEPEEQTSPIPPVDIKKEPETEEDTPNFCKSCNISFKYVNTYKAHKQFYCTAANQDAAANNNVPARVNDAPVV, encoded by the exons gTGAGGACGAGGAATGGGGAAACGAGAGCGAGGCAATGCCAGGAGAACCTCGCACGCCGAGCTCGGGTGGAGAGCGAGCTGCTTCGAGTGGTGGAGCTTCACCTACTTCCGAGGGATCCGCAACCGCGTCTCCACCACGCCTTCGCCTTAACGCAAGTCTAGCTACTGATCCAGCCCTTGCACCTCAAGCAACGTCCCTAAAGCATGAGCCACCCTCGCCGTCACCACCGCCGGCTCCAGCACAACAAGCGAGAGATTATGGCTTAGCTCTTACGGCGGCTAACTTTCCGGCGCTGTTTCCTGCAGCAACCGTGACTCCCCCCGGCTACATGTGCAAGCCTTGTGGAATACGATATTCATCACTGAGTACACTCCAAGCACATCAAGAACACTATTGTTCAAAACGTAGAACGAAACCCGATGGTACTGAAACACCGATAGATGCAGCGGGCGATGAGTCAAGCGGTGACTCAAAAACGCCGCGACCACTCGGCAAGCAATATGCGTGCACATATTGTTCATATAGCGCTGATAAAAAAGTGAGTTTAAATCGCCATATGAGAATGCATTCCTCGTCACCGGTAAACAGTGGCACTCCTGTACCACCTCCTACATCAAATGGCGAAACCGCTGAAGGTCCACCGGCTCAAGATCGATATTGTGTAGATTGTGATATTCATTTTAGCTCAGTTAAAACATACCGAGCTCATAAAGCTCATTACTGTAATACGAGACAGGTTGTCAAACAAGCATTAGCAGCGGCCAGGGCAGGATCTGCAACGTCAGGTTCCGCGCCACCATCTCCTGGGGCGACTCCGCCCGCTCAAAACCAATATGCATTAGCTTTGCCAACTAACCCGATTCTCATAGTTCCGTATTCTATTTTAAGAAGTGCTAGCACACTTCCAGGTACTACATTACCAGATCCAGATACGCCTTGCTTTTTATTACCAAATGGAACATTTCAACCTATTAGTCGAGCGTTGCCAAATATGAATCCAGAAGTGAAAGAACCTGAGGTTTTGAAATCGGCTAATAGACCACGAGAACCATCTCGAGATGGGGCTACACCTTTAGATCTGAGCGTTCGTCGATCTCCAGAATCTGTTACTACAGATGAACATGAGAAGGAGAACCGAATGCGTTCTACGACCCCGGAACAAATAGTTTGTGCTCCATCGCTGCCGGGATCTCCTGGTACTCCGTCTCCTTCTAGAAGATCTTCTTCGCCAAGTGGAGAAAATTCACCTAAGAGACGCCGCCGTAATTCAAGAGGACCCACTCCTAAACCACCAAGTGTGCCTTCTCCTCCAGAAGAAAAATTTACACCGGTCGTCCCACCTCCGATTTTACCGCCTGCCTTGGCTCTACGACTAGCGACAGAATTGCCCGTGACGTCACCTCAAGTATTGGTTAAACAAGGAGTTTCCAAATGTAAAGAGTGCAATATAGTATTCTGCAAATTTGAAAACTATCGTATACATAAACGTCACTACTGCTCTGCTGGTGGAGGAGAAGAAAGAGCTAGTCCAGCGCCACCGGAGCCTGGTCCACCACCACAGTACCGCCAACTTATCTGCTTGGCGTGTGGAATACACTTTAGTTCCCTAGACAATTTGACCACTCACCAATCATATTACTGTACAAAAAGAGAGACTCGATCGCCTCGAAGCATTCCTGAAGTGCCACGACCTGCTTCAGGATCAGATGGTGGGCGAAAATGTCCATGTTGTGAAGTAGTCTCTCCCACGACTGCAGCAGCGCAGCGCCATTTAGAATCACATGCCGGGGTCAAAGCGTTCCGCTGCACGATCTGCCGATACAGAGGAAACACGCTACGTGGCATGCGTACTCATATACGAATGCATTTCCGCGAGAAGCCGGCTGACCTCCAT GAGGAGAACTACATCTCTTGTATACAGGAAGAAGATAATCGGGAAACCACTTCGCCGAACCCAGCGGTGGGCGAGCGAGTCTACCGATGCGGCTCCTGTGCCTATACGTCGTCGTACCGTGGCAACCTTGTGCGTCACGCACGTCTAGTTCACGCCACCGAAGACCCCGAACCGGAAGAACAAACATCTCCCATTCCTCCcgttgatattaaaaaagaaccaGAAACAGAAGAAGATACTCCTAACTTCTGCAAATCCTGCAACATATCATTCAAGTACGTAAACACGTACAAAGCGCACAAACAGTTCTATTGCACCGCTGCTAATCAAGACGCCGCTGCCAATAATAACGTCCCAGCGAGGGTCAACGATGCGCCTGTTGTATGA
- the LOC125077079 gene encoding zinc finger protein ush isoform X3, whose protein sequence is MPGEPRTPSSGGERAASSGGASPTSEGSATASPPRLRLNASLATDPALAPQATSLKHEPPSPSPPPAPAQQARDYGLALTAANFPALFPAATVTPPGYMCKPCGIRYSSLSTLQAHQEHYCSKRRTKPDGTETPIDAAGDESSGDSKTPRPLGKQYACTYCSYSADKKVSLNRHMRMHSSSPVNSGTPVPPPTSNGETAEGPPAQDRYCVDCDIHFSSVKTYRAHKAHYCNTRQVVKQALAAARAGSATSGSAPPSPGATPPAQNQYALALPTNPILIVPYSILRSASTLPGTTLPDPDTPCFLLPNGTFQPISRALPNMNPEVKEPEVLKSANRPREPSRDGATPLDLSVRRSPESVTTDEHEKENRMRSTTPEQIVCAPSLPGSPGTPSPSRRSSSPSGENSPKRRRRNSRGPTPKPPSVPSPPEEKFTPVVPPPILPPALALRLATELPVTSPQVLVKQGVSKCKECNIVFCKFENYRIHKRHYCSAGGGEERASPAPPEPGPPPQYRQLICLACGIHFSSLDNLTTHQSYYCTKRETRSPRSIPEVPRPASGSDGGRKCPCCEVVSPTTAAAQRHLESHAGVKAFRCTICRYRGNTLRGMRTHIRMHFREKPADLHEENYISCIQEEDNRETTSPNPAVGERVYRCGSCAYTSSYRGNLVRHARLVHATEDPEPEEQTSPIPPVDIKKEPETEEDTPNFCKSCNISFKYVNTYKAHKQFYCTAANQDAAANNNVPARVNDAPVV, encoded by the exons ATGCCAGGAGAACCTCGCACGCCGAGCTCGGGTGGAGAGCGAGCTGCTTCGAGTGGTGGAGCTTCACCTACTTCCGAGGGATCCGCAACCGCGTCTCCACCACGCCTTCGCCTTAACGCAAGTCTAGCTACTGATCCAGCCCTTGCACCTCAAGCAACGTCCCTAAAGCATGAGCCACCCTCGCCGTCACCACCGCCGGCTCCAGCACAACAAGCGAGAGATTATGGCTTAGCTCTTACGGCGGCTAACTTTCCGGCGCTGTTTCCTGCAGCAACCGTGACTCCCCCCGGCTACATGTGCAAGCCTTGTGGAATACGATATTCATCACTGAGTACACTCCAAGCACATCAAGAACACTATTGTTCAAAACGTAGAACGAAACCCGATGGTACTGAAACACCGATAGATGCAGCGGGCGATGAGTCAAGCGGTGACTCAAAAACGCCGCGACCACTCGGCAAGCAATATGCGTGCACATATTGTTCATATAGCGCTGATAAAAAAGTGAGTTTAAATCGCCATATGAGAATGCATTCCTCGTCACCGGTAAACAGTGGCACTCCTGTACCACCTCCTACATCAAATGGCGAAACCGCTGAAGGTCCACCGGCTCAAGATCGATATTGTGTAGATTGTGATATTCATTTTAGCTCAGTTAAAACATACCGAGCTCATAAAGCTCATTACTGTAATACGAGACAGGTTGTCAAACAAGCATTAGCAGCGGCCAGGGCAGGATCTGCAACGTCAGGTTCCGCGCCACCATCTCCTGGGGCGACTCCGCCCGCTCAAAACCAATATGCATTAGCTTTGCCAACTAACCCGATTCTCATAGTTCCGTATTCTATTTTAAGAAGTGCTAGCACACTTCCAGGTACTACATTACCAGATCCAGATACGCCTTGCTTTTTATTACCAAATGGAACATTTCAACCTATTAGTCGAGCGTTGCCAAATATGAATCCAGAAGTGAAAGAACCTGAGGTTTTGAAATCGGCTAATAGACCACGAGAACCATCTCGAGATGGGGCTACACCTTTAGATCTGAGCGTTCGTCGATCTCCAGAATCTGTTACTACAGATGAACATGAGAAGGAGAACCGAATGCGTTCTACGACCCCGGAACAAATAGTTTGTGCTCCATCGCTGCCGGGATCTCCTGGTACTCCGTCTCCTTCTAGAAGATCTTCTTCGCCAAGTGGAGAAAATTCACCTAAGAGACGCCGCCGTAATTCAAGAGGACCCACTCCTAAACCACCAAGTGTGCCTTCTCCTCCAGAAGAAAAATTTACACCGGTCGTCCCACCTCCGATTTTACCGCCTGCCTTGGCTCTACGACTAGCGACAGAATTGCCCGTGACGTCACCTCAAGTATTGGTTAAACAAGGAGTTTCCAAATGTAAAGAGTGCAATATAGTATTCTGCAAATTTGAAAACTATCGTATACATAAACGTCACTACTGCTCTGCTGGTGGAGGAGAAGAAAGAGCTAGTCCAGCGCCACCGGAGCCTGGTCCACCACCACAGTACCGCCAACTTATCTGCTTGGCGTGTGGAATACACTTTAGTTCCCTAGACAATTTGACCACTCACCAATCATATTACTGTACAAAAAGAGAGACTCGATCGCCTCGAAGCATTCCTGAAGTGCCACGACCTGCTTCAGGATCAGATGGTGGGCGAAAATGTCCATGTTGTGAAGTAGTCTCTCCCACGACTGCAGCAGCGCAGCGCCATTTAGAATCACATGCCGGGGTCAAAGCGTTCCGCTGCACGATCTGCCGATACAGAGGAAACACGCTACGTGGCATGCGTACTCATATACGAATGCATTTCCGCGAGAAGCCGGCTGACCTCCAT GAGGAGAACTACATCTCTTGTATACAGGAAGAAGATAATCGGGAAACCACTTCGCCGAACCCAGCGGTGGGCGAGCGAGTCTACCGATGCGGCTCCTGTGCCTATACGTCGTCGTACCGTGGCAACCTTGTGCGTCACGCACGTCTAGTTCACGCCACCGAAGACCCCGAACCGGAAGAACAAACATCTCCCATTCCTCCcgttgatattaaaaaagaaccaGAAACAGAAGAAGATACTCCTAACTTCTGCAAATCCTGCAACATATCATTCAAGTACGTAAACACGTACAAAGCGCACAAACAGTTCTATTGCACCGCTGCTAATCAAGACGCCGCTGCCAATAATAACGTCCCAGCGAGGGTCAACGATGCGCCTGTTGTATGA
- the LOC125077079 gene encoding zinc finger protein ush isoform X1, whose product MLLWLSYLKQLELACAAAVGPPPGGAVDVKTMCEDEEWGNESEAMPGEPRTPSSGGERAASSGGASPTSEGSATASPPRLRLNASLATDPALAPQATSLKHEPPSPSPPPAPAQQARDYGLALTAANFPALFPAATVTPPGYMCKPCGIRYSSLSTLQAHQEHYCSKRRTKPDGTETPIDAAGDESSGDSKTPRPLGKQYACTYCSYSADKKVSLNRHMRMHSSSPVNSGTPVPPPTSNGETAEGPPAQDRYCVDCDIHFSSVKTYRAHKAHYCNTRQVVKQALAAARAGSATSGSAPPSPGATPPAQNQYALALPTNPILIVPYSILRSASTLPGTTLPDPDTPCFLLPNGTFQPISRALPNMNPEVKEPEVLKSANRPREPSRDGATPLDLSVRRSPESVTTDEHEKENRMRSTTPEQIVCAPSLPGSPGTPSPSRRSSSPSGENSPKRRRRNSRGPTPKPPSVPSPPEEKFTPVVPPPILPPALALRLATELPVTSPQVLVKQGVSKCKECNIVFCKFENYRIHKRHYCSAGGGEERASPAPPEPGPPPQYRQLICLACGIHFSSLDNLTTHQSYYCTKRETRSPRSIPEVPRPASGSDGGRKCPCCEVVSPTTAAAQRHLESHAGVKAFRCTICRYRGNTLRGMRTHIRMHFREKPADLHEENYISCIQEEDNRETTSPNPAVGERVYRCGSCAYTSSYRGNLVRHARLVHATEDPEPEEQTSPIPPVDIKKEPETEEDTPNFCKSCNISFKYVNTYKAHKQFYCTAANQDAAANNNVPARVNDAPVV is encoded by the exons gTGAGGACGAGGAATGGGGAAACGAGAGCGAGGCAATGCCAGGAGAACCTCGCACGCCGAGCTCGGGTGGAGAGCGAGCTGCTTCGAGTGGTGGAGCTTCACCTACTTCCGAGGGATCCGCAACCGCGTCTCCACCACGCCTTCGCCTTAACGCAAGTCTAGCTACTGATCCAGCCCTTGCACCTCAAGCAACGTCCCTAAAGCATGAGCCACCCTCGCCGTCACCACCGCCGGCTCCAGCACAACAAGCGAGAGATTATGGCTTAGCTCTTACGGCGGCTAACTTTCCGGCGCTGTTTCCTGCAGCAACCGTGACTCCCCCCGGCTACATGTGCAAGCCTTGTGGAATACGATATTCATCACTGAGTACACTCCAAGCACATCAAGAACACTATTGTTCAAAACGTAGAACGAAACCCGATGGTACTGAAACACCGATAGATGCAGCGGGCGATGAGTCAAGCGGTGACTCAAAAACGCCGCGACCACTCGGCAAGCAATATGCGTGCACATATTGTTCATATAGCGCTGATAAAAAAGTGAGTTTAAATCGCCATATGAGAATGCATTCCTCGTCACCGGTAAACAGTGGCACTCCTGTACCACCTCCTACATCAAATGGCGAAACCGCTGAAGGTCCACCGGCTCAAGATCGATATTGTGTAGATTGTGATATTCATTTTAGCTCAGTTAAAACATACCGAGCTCATAAAGCTCATTACTGTAATACGAGACAGGTTGTCAAACAAGCATTAGCAGCGGCCAGGGCAGGATCTGCAACGTCAGGTTCCGCGCCACCATCTCCTGGGGCGACTCCGCCCGCTCAAAACCAATATGCATTAGCTTTGCCAACTAACCCGATTCTCATAGTTCCGTATTCTATTTTAAGAAGTGCTAGCACACTTCCAGGTACTACATTACCAGATCCAGATACGCCTTGCTTTTTATTACCAAATGGAACATTTCAACCTATTAGTCGAGCGTTGCCAAATATGAATCCAGAAGTGAAAGAACCTGAGGTTTTGAAATCGGCTAATAGACCACGAGAACCATCTCGAGATGGGGCTACACCTTTAGATCTGAGCGTTCGTCGATCTCCAGAATCTGTTACTACAGATGAACATGAGAAGGAGAACCGAATGCGTTCTACGACCCCGGAACAAATAGTTTGTGCTCCATCGCTGCCGGGATCTCCTGGTACTCCGTCTCCTTCTAGAAGATCTTCTTCGCCAAGTGGAGAAAATTCACCTAAGAGACGCCGCCGTAATTCAAGAGGACCCACTCCTAAACCACCAAGTGTGCCTTCTCCTCCAGAAGAAAAATTTACACCGGTCGTCCCACCTCCGATTTTACCGCCTGCCTTGGCTCTACGACTAGCGACAGAATTGCCCGTGACGTCACCTCAAGTATTGGTTAAACAAGGAGTTTCCAAATGTAAAGAGTGCAATATAGTATTCTGCAAATTTGAAAACTATCGTATACATAAACGTCACTACTGCTCTGCTGGTGGAGGAGAAGAAAGAGCTAGTCCAGCGCCACCGGAGCCTGGTCCACCACCACAGTACCGCCAACTTATCTGCTTGGCGTGTGGAATACACTTTAGTTCCCTAGACAATTTGACCACTCACCAATCATATTACTGTACAAAAAGAGAGACTCGATCGCCTCGAAGCATTCCTGAAGTGCCACGACCTGCTTCAGGATCAGATGGTGGGCGAAAATGTCCATGTTGTGAAGTAGTCTCTCCCACGACTGCAGCAGCGCAGCGCCATTTAGAATCACATGCCGGGGTCAAAGCGTTCCGCTGCACGATCTGCCGATACAGAGGAAACACGCTACGTGGCATGCGTACTCATATACGAATGCATTTCCGCGAGAAGCCGGCTGACCTCCAT GAGGAGAACTACATCTCTTGTATACAGGAAGAAGATAATCGGGAAACCACTTCGCCGAACCCAGCGGTGGGCGAGCGAGTCTACCGATGCGGCTCCTGTGCCTATACGTCGTCGTACCGTGGCAACCTTGTGCGTCACGCACGTCTAGTTCACGCCACCGAAGACCCCGAACCGGAAGAACAAACATCTCCCATTCCTCCcgttgatattaaaaaagaaccaGAAACAGAAGAAGATACTCCTAACTTCTGCAAATCCTGCAACATATCATTCAAGTACGTAAACACGTACAAAGCGCACAAACAGTTCTATTGCACCGCTGCTAATCAAGACGCCGCTGCCAATAATAACGTCCCAGCGAGGGTCAACGATGCGCCTGTTGTATGA
- the LOC125077098 gene encoding probable RNA polymerase II nuclear localization protein SLC7A6OS has product MSTSTILRVKRRLDDNPQDALVLLCKRKKINTEEIAPSLFVFRGSVENQEPTHVKNIVPNNITFKTSSNVSDIIKKIRKERKDVAAENRYEVVNCSRGLKDETDDDNYDLVDLQKKDVQENEKYMYDLYTPAKEDFDISMLDNLVSIEDYETNLIFGSYRDNGLAESDEDDSEDSNAENDWRNDYPDSEPSSLDEEDMIKAVQNCNIEDELSSDTGEDKIYEEPPDLFNEDVKRYGAAYAKYKAKVLAEQSGLSDSRNFVHSTVMEETPGYKDDSDEGFYYGQEEDSEQFREQYADDSSDPD; this is encoded by the exons ATGTCTACCTCAACCATTTTGCGGGTGAAACGTCGACTCGATGATAATCCGCAAGATGCTTTAGTGCTTTTGtgtaaaagaaagaaaataaataccgAGGAGATTGCTCCTTCGCTATTCGTGTTCAGAGGTAGTGTGGAAAATCAG GAACCTACACACGTAAAGAATATTGTcccaaataatataacattcaaaACATCCAGTAATGTTAgtgatataattaagaaaatacgtAAAGAGAGAAAAGACGTAGCTGCAGAGAATCGGTATGAAGTTGTCAATTGCAGCAGAGGATTAAAAGACGAGACTGACGACGATAATTACGATTTAGTTGATTTACAAAAGAAGGATGTACAAGAGAATGAGAAATACATGTATGATCTTTACACGCCGGCTAAAGAAGATTTTGATATTTCAATGTTGGATAATCTAGTCAG tatTGAAGATTATGAGACCAATTTGATATTTGGGTCGTATAGAGATAATGGCTTAGCGGAATCAGATGAGGATGACAGTGAGGATTCAAATGCGGAAAATGACTGGCGAAATGATTATCCAGATTCCGAACCCAGCAGTCTTGACGAGGAGGATATGATTAAAGCTGTACAAAATTGTAACATAG aggATGAACTGTCAAGCGACACAGGCGAGGACAAGATATATGAGGAACCACCggatttatttaatgaagatGTTAAACGTTATGGCGCTGCCTATGCAAAATATAAGGCAAAAGTTCTAGCTGAACAGTCAGGTCTGTCTGATAGTAGGAATTTCGTACACAGTACTGTCATGGAGGAGACACCAGGATATAAAGATGACAGCGATGAAGGATTCTATTACGGTCAAGAAGAAGACTCTGAACAGTTCAGGGAACAATATGCAGATGATTCATCAGACCCAGActaa